One segment of Triticum aestivum cultivar Chinese Spring chromosome 2A, IWGSC CS RefSeq v2.1, whole genome shotgun sequence DNA contains the following:
- the LOC123189977 gene encoding uncharacterized protein: MAHIHVESMQTAVPTRVALERGRTLPIAVTGPPIAAAELQHRFRAVLYYRDRLEGEAMAQLEQAAWVQESLSEALADHPKMAGRLWRRHAGGGEGPWDWDVKLCDAGVRLLMASADTTLTAFLEAEDRASKEPALALSTDVEAKDPEKCSPFVMQLTWFRGGGYAIGACCSLLLADPLSFINFLKSWARTHAQVQAQNKLVPNQMLRYTRYFRNPRAATRRLRSIPLVSVAGDAATTVLFRVVGDAPGRRALAEACVAQASEKLGVEKPTRFTVLAGDGLGGLNVLRSCAGGDGETTTTTTTPPGHLLRDACWQEAGLEEAVLDGCKPVHVSCGIVSPGAEEGIVVVMQAGGGAELLISATVPSGK, translated from the exons ATGGCGCATATCCACGTCGAGTCCATGCAGACCGCCGTCCCGACGCGCGTCGCGCTGGAGCGCGGGCGGACGCTGCCCATCGCCGTGACCGGCCCGCCGATCGCGGCCGCGGAGCTGCAGCACCGGTTCCGCGCGGTGCTCTACTACCGCGACCGGCTGGAGGGCGAGGCGATGGCGCAGCTGGAGCAGGCCGCGTGGGTGCAGGAGTCGCTCAGCGAGGCGCTGGCCGACCACCCGAAGATGGCCGGGCGGCTGTGGCGGCGGCacgccggcggcggcgaagggccGTGGGACTGGGACGTGAAGCTCTGCGACGCCGGCGTGCGGCTGCTCATGGCGTCGGCGGACACGACCTTGACCGCGTTCCTGGAGGCGGAGGACCGCGCGAGCAAGGAGCCCGCGCTGGCGCTCTCGACGGACGTGGAGGCCAAGGACCCCGAGAAGTGTTCCCCTTTCGTCATGCAG TTGACGTGGTTCCGGGGCGGCGGCTACGCCATCGGCGCGTGCTGCAGCCTGCTCCTCGCCGACCCGCTGTCTTTCATCAACTTCCTCAAGTCGTGGGCGCGCACGCACGCGCAGGTGCAGGCGCAGAACAAGCTCGTCCCCAACCAGATGCTGCGGTACACGCGCTACTTCCGAAACCCACGCGCCGCCACCAGGCGTCTCAGGTCCATCCCCCTCGTCTccgtggccggcgacgccgcgacCACCGTGCTCTTCAGGGTCGTCGGCGATGCGCCAGGCCGCCGCGCGCTGGCCGAGGCGTGCGTCGCGCAGGCCAGCGAGAAGCTGGGGGTCGAGAAGCCGACGCGGTTCACGGttctcgccggcgatggcctggGAGGGCTGAACGTCCTGCGCTCCTGCGCGGGAGGTGACggggagacgacgacgacgacgacgacgcctccGGGGCACCTGCTTCGGGACGCGTGCTGGCAAGAGGCCGGTCTCGAGGAGGCCGTGCTGGATGGGTGCAAGCCCGTGCACGTCTCGTGCGGCATCGTCTCGCCGGGTGCCGAGGAGGGCATTGTCGTCGTGATGCAGGCAGGGGGCGGTGCCGAGCTCTTAATCAGTGCGACTGTTCCGAGCGGGAAGTGA
- the LOC123189975 gene encoding vegetative cell wall protein gp1 — MALVPLLLSLLLVSCAAQSPSASKAAPVGAFPPQTFAAAPTTVKSPPQASSPSQVSAAPPTFSAASPSQVSAAPPTTSAASPSQVSAAPPTTVAASAPQVSAAPPTVTASAPQAAAVAPPTTAASPQFAAASAPTKSFAAAPLTATSPAASTVASPPFTATSSPPVSAPPLAVTAAPPAMPPTVAAPLPAPVAAPMATPPATAPPAMAPSPLLMAPVATPIATPTMAPAPAPMSPAPAPLSPAPTPAPIIAPTPSPTMAPEPAPAMAPELSPIMAPSLSPLGSLSPALAPVAEEDSAAGSARAGVAALVAMAAAGLVVLF; from the coding sequence ATGGCGCTCGTTCCTCTCCTCCTCTCGCTGCTCCTCGTCTCCTGCGCCGCGCAGTCGCCGTCCGCGTCCAAGGCTGCCCCGGTCGGCGCCTTCCCGCCGCAGACGTTCGCCGCGGCGCCGACAACGGTGAAATCACCGCCGCAGGCCTCCTCGCCGTCGCAGGTGTCTGCAGCGCCGCCGACGTTCTCGGCCGCCTCGCCGTCACAGGTGTCTGCGGCACCGCCGACGACCTCGGCCGCCTCGCCGTCACAGGTGTCTGCAGCACCTCCGACGACCGTCGCTGCCTCGGCGCCACAGGTGTCTGCCGCGCCGCCGACCGTCACCGCCTCGGCGCCGCAGGCTGCGGCGGTAGCTCCGCCGACAACGGCTGCCTCGCCGCAGTTTGCTGCCGCGTCAGCTCCGACAAAGAGCTTCGCCGCTGCACCACTCACAGCCACGTCGCCTGCGGCGTCCACTGTTGCCTCTCCGCCATTCACTGCCACCTCATCGCCACCCGTCTCTGCACCCCCTCTCGCAGTGACCGCGGCCCCTCCGGCGATGCCACCCACCGTCGCCGCGCCGCTTCCGGCCCCAGTGGCCGCACCCATGGCAACACCACCGGCCACCGCGCCTCCCGCAATGGCTCCGTCACCCCTGCTCATGGCTCCCGTGGCAACGCCCATCGCCACACCAACAATGGCCCCCGCACCGGCGCCCATGTCACCGGCACCGGCGCCCCTTTCACCGGCACCGACACCGGCTCCGATCATCGCCCCGACTCCGTCGCCCACGATGGCACCGGAGCCGGCGCCGGCCATGGCGCCCGAGCTGTCGCCCATCATGGCCCCTTCGCTCTCCCCGCTCGGCTCGCTGTCGCCCGCGTTGGCGCCCGTGGCAGAGGAGGACTCGGCGGCCGGGAGCGCGCGCGCCGGCGTCGCCGCGCTCGTGGCCATGGCGGCCGCGGGGCTCGTGGTCTTGTTTTAA
- the LOC123189976 gene encoding protein WHAT'S THIS FACTOR 9, mitochondrial, protein MQKVRLKWVKNRGLDHIIDRTTSIRASCLMLDYLARQPSSPVPARALARFQKPLGLTVPVLRFLRRHPTLFAEQPHPRFPTLPAFSLTSASDILLARLARASAVDSHLRLARLLLLTRSRSLPLASILPLRFDLGLPYDFASSFPSSHPDVFAVSNNHISLSASRLPDDIAISSLQRRHAEAITGATYRNLSRPPSSSHAPLAFPMRFPRGYGGMKKVKAWMDDFHRLPYISPYDDASGIDPDSDIYEKRNIGLLHELLGLMVHKMVRRNAIRLLREELGLPHKFTRLFTRYPGVFYLSLKCKTTTLVLREGYERGKLVEKHPLAAVRDKVQYVMRTGVLYRGKGLSKLVLDEDDDEEEGTLDGDEEFQGEGMDEDADVECFGMEIVDDDGPGNDDYDERDSYD, encoded by the coding sequence atgcAGAAGGTGCGGCTCAAGTGGGTGAAGAACCGCGGGCTGGACCACATCATCGACCGGACCACCTCCATCCGCGCGTCCTGCCTCATGCTCGACTACCTCGCCCGCCAGCCGTCGTCCCCGGTGCCGGCCCGCGCCCTCGCGCGCTTCCAGAAGCCGCTCGGCCTCACCGTCCCCGTGCTCCGCTTCCTCCGCCGCCACCCGACCCTCTTCGCCGAGCAGCCGCACCCGCGCTTCCCCACCCTCCCCGCCTTCTCCCTCACCTCCGCCTCCGACATCCTCCTCGCGCGCCTCGCCCGCGCCTCCGCCGTAGACTCCCACCTCCGcctcgcgcgcctcctcctcctcacccgctCCAGGTCGCTCCCGCTGGCCTCCATCCTCCCGCTCCGCTTCGACCTCGGCCTGCCCTACGACttcgcctcctccttcccctcctcccacCCCGACGTCTTCGCCGTCTCCAATAACCACATCTCGCTCTCCGCCTCCCGCCTCCCCGACGATATCGCCAtatcctccctccagcgccgccacgcCGAGGCCATCACCGGGGCGACCTACCGCAACCTGTCccgcccgccgtcctcgtcgcatGCCCCCCTCGCGTTCCCGATGCGGTTCCCGCGTGGGTACGGAGGGATGAAGAAGGTCAAGGCCTGGATGGACGATTTCCACCGGCTGCCTTACATCTCCCCGTATGATGATGCCTCAGGGATCGACCCTGACAGCGACATCTACGAGAAGAGGAACATTGGTTTGCTGCATGAGTTGCTCGGGCTGATGGTGCACAAGATGGTCCGGAGGAATGCCATCCGGTTGCTCCGCGAGGAGCTTGGCCTGCCTCACAAGTTCACGAGGTTGTTTACGCGGTATCCTGGAGTGTTCTACCTGTCGTTGAAGTGCAAGACGACGACACTGGTGCTTCGTGAGGGGTATGAGAGGGGGAAGCTTGTGGAGAAGCACCCCCTCGCGGCGGTGAGGGACAAGGTACAGTATGTGATGCGCACTGGCGTGTTGTACCGTGGGAAGGGCTTGTCCAAGCTGGTTTtagacgaggatgacgacgaagagGAGGGTACACTGGATGGAGATGAGGAGTTTCAAGGAGAGGGGATGGATGAGGATGCTGATGTTGAGTGCTTTGGTATGGAGATTGTGGATGACGACGGGCCTGGCAATGATGATTATGATGAACGCGATAGTTATGATTGA
- the LOC123185790 gene encoding blue copper protein — protein sequence MAQAGVALALCALLLHGVAWEARAASYTVGNSAGWDISADLQSWAAAKIFNVGDVLVFTYSKTHTLDEVDAAGFKSCSAANALLSSSDGNTTVPLTAGGDRYFICGHQMHCLGGMKLHVHVTSPAGSTPQGAPAGTGAGAGAPLASPGAALGPAGGTDDDAGIPRLDLGGSHRVGVVWPALTALWLCLAAALLA from the exons ATGGCCCAAGCTGGCGTCGCTCTCGCGCTGTGCGCCCTGCTCCTCCACGGCGTCGCctgggaggcgcgggcggcgtcgTACACCGTCGGGAACAGCGCCGGCTGGGACATCAGCGCCGACCTCCAGTCGTGGGCCGCCGCCAAGATATTCAACGTCGGCGACGTTCTAG TGTTCACGTACTCCAAGACCCACACCCTGGACGAGGTGGACGCGGCGGGGTTCAAGAGCTGCAGCGCCGCCAACGCGCTGCTCTCCAGCAGCGACGGCAACACGACGGTGCCCCTGACGGCCGGCGGCGACCGGTACTTCATCTGCGGCCACCAGATGCACTGCCTCGGCGGCATGAAGCTGCACGTGCACGTCACCTCGCCAGCCGGCTCCACGCCGCAGGGAGCCCCCGCGGGAACCGGAGCCGGCGCCGGCGCCCCGCTGGCAAGCCCGGGCGCCGCTCTCGGCCCGGCCGGCGGCACCGACGACGACGCCGGCATCCCCAGGCTCGACCTCGGCGGATCGCACCGGGTGGGGGTCGTGTGGCCCGCGCTGACGGCGTTGTGGTTGTGCCTAGCTGCGGCTCTGCTTGCATGA